In Osmerus eperlanus chromosome 17, fOsmEpe2.1, whole genome shotgun sequence, a single genomic region encodes these proteins:
- the LOC134037502 gene encoding sodium- and chloride-dependent GABA transporter 2-like: protein MNGDKPAPHRAPPAPPEEKMQERGQWSNKLEFVLSVAGSIIGLGNMWRFPYLCYKNGGGAFLIPYLIFLFTCGVPVFFLETALGQFTSEGGITCWRKISPLFEGLGYGTQVIVALLNFYYIIVLAWGIFYLSFSFSWDLPWSSCNNTWNTENCVEFQRRNESVDFIPNPNATSPVIEFWERRALRLSPGIDHMGSLNWDLALCLLVAWVMCYFCIWKGVKSTGKVVYFTATFPYLMLLVLLVRGVTLPGAGRGIQFYLYPDLGRLADPQVWMDAGTQIFFSYAICLGCLTALGSYNKYNNNCYKDCLALCFLNSGTSFIAGFAIFSILGFMSYEQNVPIAEVAESGPGLAFIAYPRAVSMMPFSPLWACFFFIMIILLGLDSQFVCVESLVTAMVDMYPSVFRRPYRRELFLLGVAFLSFLMGLIMLMEGGMYVFQLFDYYAASGMCLLFMAIFETVCIAWVYGVDRFYDNIEDMIGYRPGPYIKYCWLFFTPATCIGTFAFSLIKYTPLKYNGVYVYPWWGYCLGWLLALSSMVCIPLWMVYKLCTTQGTLRERLLFLTQPSDDLPKTKQEQDRLLAVFAAEGPGPIALGAAPSRAGYLHVPDSSC from the exons ATGAATG GGGACAAACCGGCCCCCCATAGAGCACCCCCCGCGCCCCCGGAGGAGAAGATGCAGGAGAGGGGCCAGTGGAGCAACAAGCTGGAGTTCGTCCTCTCGGTGGCAGGGTCCATCATTGGTCTGGGCAACATGTGGCGCTTCCCCTACCTCTGCTACAAGAACGGGGGAG GTGCCTTCCTCATCCCCTACCTGATCTTCCTGTTCACCTGTGGAGttcctgtgttcttcctggaGACGGCGCTGGGCCAGTTCACCAGCGAGGGGGGCATCACCTGCTGGAGGAAGATCAGCCCCCTGTTTGAGG GTCTGGGTTACGGCACGCAGGTGATCGTAGCACTTCTGAATTTCTACTACATCATCGTTCTAGCGTGGGGCATCTTCTACCtttccttttccttctcctggGACCTGCCCTGGTCGTCCTGCAataacacctggaacacag AGAACTGTGTGGAGTTTCAGAGGAGAAACGAGTCTGTGGACTTCATCCCAAACCCAAACGCCACATCTCCTGTCATCGAGTTCTGGGA gagAAGAGCGTTGAGGCTGTCGCCGGGCATCGATCACATGGGCTCCCTGAACTGGGACCTGGCCCTGTGTCTACTGGTGGCCTGGGTCATGTGCTACTTCTGCATCTGGAAGGGGGTGAAGTCAACAGGCAAG GTGGTTTACTTCACCGCTACATTCCCCTACCTgatgctgctggtgctgctggtgcgTGGGGTCACCCTGCCCGGCGCCGGCCGAGGGATCCAGTTCTACCTCTACCCTGACCTGGGTCGCCTGGCAGACCCCCAG GTGTGGATGGATGCAGGTACTCAGATCTTCTTCTCCTACGCCATCTGTCTGGGCTGCCTCACCGCACTGGGGAGCTACAACAAGTACAACAACAACTGCTACAA ggaCTGTTTGGCACTGTGCTTCCTGAACAGCGGGACCAGCTTCATCGCCGGCTTCGCCATCTTCTCCATCCTGGGCTTCATGTCGTACGAGCAGAATGTTCCCATCGCTGAGGTGGCAGAGTCTG GTCCTGGCCTGGCTTTCATCGCCTACCCGAGAGCCGTGTCTATGatgcccttctctcctctctgggcctgcTTCTTCTTCATCATGATCATCCTACTTGGCCTAGACAGCCAG tttgtgtgtgtggagagcttGGTGACGGCCATGGTGGACATGTATCCATCCGTGTTTCGGCGTCCGTACCGCAGGGAGCTGTTCCTGCTGGGGGTGGCCTTCCTGTCGTTCCTCATGGGTCTCATCATGCTGATGGAG ggGGGCATGTATGTGTTCCAGCTGTTTGACTACTATGCTGCCAGTGGTATGTGTCTGCTGTTCATGGCCATCTTTGAAACTGTGTGCATCGCGTGGGTCTATG GTGTGGACCGTTTCTATGACAACATTGAGGACATGATTGGTTACCGTCCTGGACCCTACATCAAGTACTGTTGGTTGTTCTTCACCCCAGCGACATGCATT GGAACGTTTGCATTCTCCCTCATCAAGTACACCCCCCTGAAGTACaacggtgtgtatgtgtacccgTGGTGGGGCTATTGCCTGGGCTGGCTGCTGGCCCTATCCTCCATGGTCTGCATCCCTCTGTGGATGGTGTACAAGCTCTGCACCACCCAGGGGACGCTCCGAGAG cgcctcctcttcctcacccagccctcagACGACCTTCCAAAAACCAAACAGGAACAGGACAGGCTTCTGGCAGTGTTTGCTGCGGAGGGCCCCGGGCCCATAGCACTGGGGGCTGCACCCAGCAGAGCAGGCTATCTCCATGTGCCAGACTCCAGCTgctga
- the LOC134037501 gene encoding ubiquitin carboxyl-terminal hydrolase 15-like isoform X4: MAEGGAADLETQRGEVVALLKTQLRKGDTWYLVDSRWFKQWKKYVGYDSWEKQQMGDQNVYPGHVDNSGLLRDGDVLAIKEHLIDELDYILVPTEGWNKLVSWYGLSEGQEAISRKVVEQGMFVKHCKVEVYLTELKLCEDGDMENLVTRRFSKADTIDVIEKEMRKLFSIPDERETRLWNKYMSNTFEPLNKPDSTIQDAGLYQGQVLVIEQKNEDGSWPRGTSSPRSSGASSLSALPKISPLTNNHNSSFNSRNTSYSFLLFLSVHLHFRLLPFYSLSPPFSLSSLLPPLHSLCLSAAPSPSEAVCCAS; this comes from the exons ATGGCGGAAGGAGGAGCGGCGGATCTGGaaacccagagaggagaggtcGTAGCGCTTCTCAAAACACAGCTACGAAAAGGAGACACTTG GTACCTGGTGGACAGCCGCTGGTTTAAGCAGTGGAAGAAGTATGTGGGATACGACAGCTGGGAGAAGCAGCAGATGGGAGATCAGAATGTGTACCCAGGACATGTGGACAACTCAGGTCTTCTCAGAG atGGGGATGTTCTGGCAATCAAGGAGCATCTCATTGATGAGCTTGACTACATTCTGGTCCCAACAGAGGGCTGGAATAAGTTAGTGAGCTGGTATGGACTGAGCGAGGGACAGGAAGCCATTTCACGCAAG gtggtggAGCAGGGGATGTTTGTGAAGCACTGCAAGGTAGAGGTGTACCTGACAGAGCTGAAGCTGTGTGAAGATGGAGACATGGAGAATCTGGTTACCAGACGCTTCAGCAAAGCTGACACTATCG ATGtgatagagaaggagatgaggaagTTGTTCAGCATCccagacgagagagagacacgcctCTGGAACAAGTACATGAGCAACACCTTCGAGCCCCTCAACAAGCCAGACAGCACCATCCAGGACGCTGGTCTGTACCAGGGGCAG GTGCTTGTCATTGAGCAGAAGAATGAGGATGGCAGCTGGCCCAGAGGGACCTCATCTCCCAG GTCATCGGGTGCTTCCAGCCTTTCTGCTTTGCCAAAGATCTCACCTCtcacaaacaaccataacagcaGCTTCAACAGCAGGAA CACATCCTACTctttcctcctgttcctctctgtccATCTACACTTTCGCCTCCTTCCATtctactcactctctcccccattttctctgtcctctctccttccccccctacattctctctgtctctctgctgcacctAGTCCTTCTGAAGCTGTTTGTTGTGCATCATAG